In Pseudomonas sp. p1(2021b), the genomic window GAAGAAGGTGGGGTAGCTGGGCTGCTCGTAGGGGCTTTCCTTGGTGTGGTCGGCATAGTTCAGGCCGACGCAGACGATCTTGCCAGGCCGCTCGATGGGGGGCAGGTAACGGATGCGTGAGGTATCGAGCTGGGGCGCCTGGCTCAGTTGCTGATGGGCCTCACGCAGCGCCTCCTGGCCACGGCCGAGGAGCGTCAATAGCGAGCCGGGGTAACCTGGCAGGTTCTCGGTAAGGCCACGCAAGCCACTGTCAGTTTCCACAGCCAGGCCCTTGGTGGTGCCTTGGACAAAATGTACGAAACGCATGATCTGTACCTCGCTGTTATTGTTGTTCAAGGTTCTCAGTAAAAGGGTACGGTACCGTACCGTTTCGTCGAGATTCCCATCAGTCGTGGCGGGTGTCAATCAATGCGCTAAGACGTTTTTCGAATAGAGCAGGTGGTGGACGCTTCGATTTCATTACAAGCCTGGAGCTCCAGTCGTGGTGCAGGTAGGCTATGAAGCGAGCCCGCGCGCGCAGTACAGGCCGCTAGCGCTGATGCTTGTGGGAAGGGGCGCAAAATCAAATAGTGATGTGTTGTTCGATGAAGAGGTGTTGCTTGAGCGAGCGCGTGGAGAGTCAGCGGCAGGTCGAAAAGCGTGAAGGCATTCTCGCCGCGGCGACGGAGATGTTCTTGGAAGAGGGCTACGCGGGCGTCAGCGTCGATGGGATCATTGCCCGCATCGGCGGCTCCAAGCGCACGCTGTATGCCTATTTCGGTGACAAGGATGGCCTGTTCGCCGCGATCATCGCCCGCCTGTGCGATGAGATCGTCAACCCGCTCAAGCATATGAACCTGGCTCGCAAGCCTTTGCCCGAGGCTTTGCGCATCATTGCCGAGACCTTCCTCGGGGTGGTCCTCGCCCCGCGCACGATCGCCATCCACCGCTTGATCGTGGCCGAGGCGCTGCGGGCGCCGGAGGCGGCCAAGGCATTCTTCGAGGCTGCGCCGGGTGCGGCCTACGGTTGCTTGCAGGAGTATTTCCAATGGGCCGCCCAGGAAGGCCTCGTGTGTCCAGGGGATGCACAGACCCGCGCTGTGCTCTTTCTCGACGCGCTGACAGGAGACTTCCAGTTGCGTTGCCTGCTGGGCTTCATGGAAACGCCCACCCAGGCCGAACGACAGCGTCGCATCGACGATGCCATCGTGGTGTTCTTGGACGGGCTGAAACCCGCGACCGGCCTGCCGTCGAGCTAAGGTCCGGGGCTTCGTTCGCAGCGCGTTCTGCAGGCGGAACGCTGTGGCCCATCCAGGGGCTCTAGTGGCCGTTGTGAGAGATCACTAACGTTTTCTGTTTGGCACCGTTACATGAACGCCTTCAGGAGACCTGGATGAGGCCTTGCAGAAAATCCGCCGCGCTGTTGTCACTGGCCACCGCCCTGGGCAGTGCCGAGGTCGTCGCCGATACCGTCAGCCTTCCACCCTTGCCGCTGGGCAATACCAGTTTCATGGACGGGATCGTGCGACCCGGGATGCTGTTCGAGCTGCCGATCCAGCATTACCGTGCGCAAGACGCCACCGACGCCCATGGCAACGCGGTGCCGGGGCGGCAGAAAGTGCACAGCACCACGGTCCTGCCACACCTGGCCTATATCACCGAGCACAAGATCCTGGGCGCCAACTACGGAATGGAAGTGCTGTTGCCGCTGGTGCACCTGGACGTCGATATCGACAACGGCCCGGACGCTTCGCGCACGCGCCAGGGTGATCTGATCTTCAGCCCTCTGTTGCTGCAATGGGAGCCCGTGAAACTGTTCGGGCGGCCCTACTGGCAGCGCCTGAACCTGGTGATCACTGCGCCGACCGGTGATTACGACCGGGACGCCAGCCTCAACACCGGCAGCAACCTGTGGGTGGTCAGCCCGCACTACGCCTTTACCTGGGAGCTGACCGACCGCCTCGAAGTTAGCGGGCGCCTTCACTATGCCTGGTCCAGCCGCAACGAAGACCCGGCCAGCCGGCTGCAGGCCGACAGCGTCCAGCCGGGCGAAGCGATCCACAGCAATTTCTCGGTCTCCTACGCGGTGTCCGACGCCTGGCGCGTAGGCCTTGCCGGCTACCAGCTGGAACAGATATCGGCCGACCGGGTCGATGACCATCGGCAGAGCGACTCCCGCGAGCGCGTGCTGGCCTTTGGTCCGGGGGTGATGTACCGCCATGCGCGGCATATGTTCTACGCCAATTACTATATCGAGCAGGGCGCGAGGAACCGCTCCGAAGGCAACCAGCTCACCTTGCGTTACCTCTTGCCGTTCTAGCGCGAAGGGGCGTTCGGGTTTTTCGTTCAGGAAATGGAACGCTGTGTGCCATTCATCCCCCTGGCGAAGCGGGAATGGGTCCACTAGTTTCCCAGTGACGCCAGCGCGTCTTTATCCAGGCAGAGGAGATTGAGAGATGTGGAGCAAACCCAGCTATACCGACTTGCGCATTGGCTTCGAAGTGACGATGTATTTCGCCAATCGCTGACAAGCCGAGCCCCGGCTTGCCGGGGCATAGGTGTCGTGGTGCTTGCCTAAAGCCCTGAGGAAATTGCATGAAGCTCAACCATTGCACGTTTGAAAACCGCCTCGGCGAAGCCCGTACCTTCGCGAGGCTGGGGTCATTGTTGTTGGTTGCCAACCTGGCGGGCATGTCGCTGACGGCCATGGCCGATACCCCGCCGGCGCCGGGGACGCCGATTCCGGCTACCGAAGGCTTCGAGAAGCGCGTTGTCGCCACTGGCTTGGCGAACCCACACAATATGGTCCTGGGTCCCGACGGCTACCTGTGGCTGACCGAGCAGGTCAGCCGGAAGATCACCCGCGTGAACCCCAAGACCGGTGAGGTGAAAGTCGCCCTTGCCGTTGCCGATGCCGTGCACTCCCAGGCGGCCAACGGGCACCATGAACAGGACGGCCTGCTCGGGATCGCCCTGCACCCACAGCTGCTCAAGGGCACGGGGCAGGACTATGTCTACGTGTCCCTGACCTATGCCGGCGGCGACTCCGAGGCTTTCCCCAACCGCACGCTGATCCGTCGCTACACCTACGACGCCAAGACCAACACCCTGGGCGAAGGTACGGACCTGCTCAAAGGCCTGCCCTCGGCTCGCGACCACCAGAGCGCACGCCTGCTCTTCGGCCCGGACGACAAGCTCTACTACTCCATCGGTGACCAGGGCGCGAACCAGCTCTCCTACCTGTGCGAACAGAACAAGGCGCAGATGACGCCGACCGCTGCAGACGTCAGCAAAAGCGACTGGGTTCACTACGCAGGCAAGATTCTGCGCCTGAACCTGGACGGGTCGGTGCCTGACGACAACCCGGTGATCAACGGTGTGAAGAGCCACGTCTATGCCTACGGGATCCGCAACGTCCAGGGGATGGTGTTTGTCGGTGACAAACTCTTCGCCACCGAGCAGGGCCCCAACAGTGATGACGAGCTCAATCTCATCGTCAAGGGCGGCAACTACGGCTGGCCCTATGTGGCCGGTTTCAAGGATGGTCAGGGTTACGCCTACGCCAACTACAGCGCTGCCAAAGGTGGCTGCAAGGGCAACGAAGACCAGTATCAGAATGGCCTGAAAGTCCCAGAGGGCATTCCGGTGCAGCAGGAAACCCAATGGTCTTCCACGGCGTTCGTCGAGCCGCTCAAGACGCTGTTCAGCGTCGGCAATGACTACGTCTACAACCAGCCGGCCTGCAAGGAGAACAACCTGTTCTACATCTGCTGGCCCACCATCGCGCCGTCCTCGGTCGCCTATTACCCCGCGTCCGGTAACGCTGCCAAAGGCTGGGGCAACTCGTTGCTGATCACCAGCCTCAAGCGTGGCGTGGTGTACCGGGTCCAGCTCGATGGCTCCAAGACCGTGCCGATGGGCGATGCAACGCCGGTGTTCCGCTCGTTGAACCGCTACCGGGATATCGCCGTCGATCCCAGCGGTGAGGTGATCTACGTGGCCACGGATATCGAAAGCAGCCTGGGCACCAACGACCAGGGCAGCGCGGCAGCGAAGTTCGAGAACCCCGGTGCAATCCTGGCGTTTCGCAGTACGGGCAAGTAGCGGTAGGGCCTGATTGCATGCTCCCGCCATGGCGTGTAGCGTCTAACGCCTGACGATCACTCAAGGCGGTGGGCATGCAATGAACGTTTCCGAGATCGAACCCCAAGCGGTCGACACCGCGATCACCCGCAGTGCGATCTTCCTCGTGGCGACCTTGACGCCGGGCAACGAACACCGTGACACCGTGCGCGCCTTGTGTGGCGACCTGGCCGGGCTGGTCCGTTCGGTCGGCAAGCGCGTACCGTCGGGCAACCTTTCCTGTGTACTGGGTTTCGGCGCCACAGCCTGGGGTGTGCTGTTCGGTGCGCCATGCCCGGCATCGCTGCACCCGTTTCGCGAAATCGGTACCGGGGAGCGCGTGGCGGTCGCCACACCCGGGGATATCCTCTTGCATATCCGTGCCGAACAGATGGACTTGTGCTTCGAGTTGGCGGCGCAGGTCATGAAGCGCCTGGGGGCGGCTGTGACGGTCGTCGATGAAGTCCAGGGTTTTCGCTACTTCGACATGCGCAGCATCATCGGCTTTGTCGACGGCACGGAGAACCCCAGCGGCCGCGAAGTCGCCAAGTTTACCCTGGTTGGCAACGAAGACCCGCCGTTCGTGGGAGGCAGCTATGTGCTCGTGCAGAAGTACCTGCATGACATGACGGGGTGGAACGCACTGTCCACCGCCGACCAGGAAAACATCATTGGCCGCACCAAGCTGTCGGATATCGAGCTGGATGCCTCGGTCAAGCCCAGTTGCTCCCACAGCGCCCTGACCACCCTGGACAAAGACGGCCAGGAAGTGAAGATCCTTCGGGACAATATGCCGTTCGGGCGCCCGGGGGCAGGGGAGTTCGGCACCTATTTCATCGGTTACGCCCGCTCGCCCGCGCCTATCGAGGAGATGCTCGAGAACATGTTCATCGGCAAGCCGCCCGGGAACTATGACCGCTTGCTCGATTACAGCCGCGCTGTCACGGGCGGATTGTTCTTCGTGCCTTCCGCCACGTTCCTGGATGGCCTGGGGTAATAAACGAGCCAAAACACGGCGAAGGGGGCTGGCGCAAAGTTTTTGATTTTTTTGAAAAAAACGCTTTACAGGCTTTCGCAACCCCCTTAATATGCGCGCCACACGACAGGCACATAGCTCAGTTGGTTAGAGCACCACCTTGACATGGTGGGGGTCGTTGGTTCGAGTCCAATTGTGCCTACCAAATACAAGTCCCGGTGTTACGGGCACGAAAAGGGCGATCCGAAAGGGTCGCCCTTTTTGCTTTCGCTCCATGCCCCTTGCAGGAGCGACCTTGTGCCGCGAAAGGACCGCAACGCGGCCCTGTCTCTTTGCAAGGCGTGCACGAACGCCTCTGCTTCAATCCAGCGCTTTCACAGCTCCATCACCATTTCATGCCACGCCATGCCGCCATGGTCAGAAGCCGAAGGCTTCACATAGCGGTAGCCCATACGCGTGTACAGCGGCACATGGCGCTCCTTGCACATGAGGTGAATGGTGCGTTTGCCCATGGCCCGCATGCGCTCGATGAAAGTATCCATCATCGTCGTGGCATAGCCCTTGCCCTGGTGCGCGGGGTCGACCACCACCGACATGATGACCGCATTGGGCGCCTGGCTATCGTGGCCCACCAGCTCCTTGAACGCCTCGTCGGACATGACCACGTCATGGGCGCAGCCGCAGTTGATGAAGCCGATGGTCTGGCCATCGAGTTCCATGATCAGGAAGCCTTGCGGGTATTGGGCGATGCGCGTCGCGATCTTTTCGCGGGTGGCAGCCTCGTCGCCTTCGTAGGCCTCGGTCTCGATCTGGAAGCAACGGTCGACATCCGACGGGCTGGCGGTGCGGAAGGAAGGTGTACTCATGGCGGTCTCGTTCGGGTGATCTGACGGTCCTGGCAAGTGCCGTCGAAGACCTCCGATTGTCCGTTTGCCAGCCTCAAGATCAAGCGTGGCGAAAGGAAAATCATCGTTGCATAGTGTTATAACATAACATATTGTTGATGGCGGCCATGTCGACATGGCCATTCCGTGTCTCCACCTTGGGAATCTGCCCGTGATCCTGTGTCAAGACCTGCAATGGGGGGCCGTCAATCGCCCACTGACGCCACGCCTCAACCTCAGGCTGCCCGCCGGCAGCCTAACCGCAGTGGTGGGCGCCAATGGGAGTGGCAAGAGCAGCCTGTTGAAGGTGATCGCGGGGTTGCAGATGCCCTTGTCGGGCCGCGTGCGCGTGGCGCTTCCAGACGCAGGGGGAATCGGCTATCTGGTTCAGCAATCGGTCATCGACCGCCAGTTTCCCATCGACCTGGCCGGGTTGGTCAGCGGCGGCTTCTGGGGGCAACGCATCACGCGCTCGCAGCGCAGGCGCCAACTCGAACAGGTGCTGGAGGCGTGGGACCTCGGCCAGCTCCAGTCCCGGCCGTTGCAGGCGCTTTCCGGTGGCGAGTTGCAACGTGCCCTGCTGGCTAGGCTGAGCCTGACCAAACCTTCCCTGGTGTTGCTCGACGAGCCCGATGCGGCGCTCGACGACAACGGCCAGGCCCTGCTTTGGCGGCACATCGACGCCTGGCACAAGGCCGGGTGCACGCTTGTCGTCGTCAGCCACGACCTGGCCCGGCTGCGAGCGTCGGTGGAGCAGTGCCTGGTGATCGACCGGCAAGGCTGCCGGCATGGGCCGAGCCGCGCGTTGATCGCCCAGCCCGGCCTGGCCCAGGTGGGTTGAATGGTCGATCTACTGTGGCAGCCCTTCGCCGAATTCGCCTTCATGCGCCGCGCATTGCTCGGCGGCCTGACACTGGCGCTGAGCGTCGCGCCGCTCGGGGTGTTCCTGGTGGTGCGGCGCATGAGCCTGATCGGCGATGCGATTTCCCATGGCATCCTGCCGGGGGCGGCACTGGGCTTCTGGTTGGCCGGTTTGTCGGTGATGACGATGACTCTCGGCGGGCTCGTGGCCGGCTTGGCGGTGGCGGGCTTTTCGGCCCTGGTCAGTCGGCACACGGGCTTGCGCGAGGACGCCAGCCTGGCTGCGGTCTATCCGATCTCCTTGGCTTCGGGCGTGCTGCTGCTGGGCCTGGCCGGCAAGCGCCTGGACTTGCTGGGGTTGCTGTTCGGCTCGGCACTGGCCGTCAACGAAGCGACCTTGCACGTCATGTACAGCGTGGCGGCTGGCAGCCTCGTACTGTTCGCCGTGATCTACCGCCCCTTGCTGCTCGACAGCCTCGACCCGGTGTTCCTGCGCACCGTCAGCCGCCATGGTGCCCTGGCCCATGGGCTGTTCCTCGGGTTGGTGGTGCTCAACCTGGTGGTTGGCTTCCAGGCCATCGGGGCGTTGATGGTGGTGGGCCTGATGATGCTGCCGGCCATCGCCGCGCGCTTCTGGAGCCAGAGCCTGCCTCGGTTGATTGTCATCGCGGCGGTGATCGGCATGGCCTCGGTGTGGCTGGGGTTGCTGCTTTCCTTCTACGTTTCGCTGCCCAGTGGCCCGGCAATCGTCGTCATGGCCGGGGCCGCGTACCTGTTGTCGGTGATGGGTGGGCCGGTGCATGGCCTGTTGCGTCGCCATTATTCGCCGGTCGTTCATTGAGGAACCTGTATGCGCCTATCGCTCTTTCTGATCATCCTGCTGCTGTCGCCGGTGCTGTCTGCCGGCGAGCGGGTCAAGGTCGTCACCAGTTTCAGCATCCTTGCCGACATCACACAGCAGGTGGGAGGCAAGCATGTCGAGATCATCAACCTCGTGGGCCCCGACAGCGATGCGCATGTGTATGAAACGACCCCCGACGATGCCAGGCATGTCGCAGCTGCCGACCTGATCGTCGAGAACGGCCTGCATTTCGAGCCATGGCTGGAGCGGCTGGTGCGTAGCAGCGACACCCAGGCCAAGGTGATCCGCGCCAGCCAGGGGATCATCCCACGTACCCTGGAGGAAGACGGCCACGCGGTGGCCGACCCCCATGCCTGGAACAGCCTGGCCAATGCCAAGCTCTATGCCAGCAACATCGCCAAGGCGCTGGAGCAGGTGGACCCTGGCCATGTGCAAGACTACCGCGCGAACCTGGCGGCCTACACGCAGCAGATCGATGCGCTGCTGCTCGAGGTGCGCAAGCGCTTCGCGGCACTGCCGCCCGGCAACCGCAAGATCGTCACGTCCCACGATGCGTTCGGCTACCTCGGGCAAGCCTACGGCATCACCTTCGTCGCGCCCCAGGGGCTGTCCACCGAACGAGAGGCTTCGGCACGGGAAGTGGCTGACTTGATCACGCTGATCCGCAAAGAGGGTATCAAGGCGGTGTTCATCGAGAACATCAAGGACCCGCGGCTGTTGCAGCAGATCGCCGATGAGACGGGGGCGGGTATCGGCGGCACGCTGCACTCCGATGCGCTCGCAGCCCGAGGGCCGGCTAGCAGTTACTTGGGGATGTATCGGCTGAACGTGCAGACCATCACCCAGGCCTTGGGAGGCCAGTGATTGCCAAGTGACTTGCGGTGCATCTACCCCGGCTGCAACGACACCCCAAGCACACGCGCACTTTGCAAGGCGAACCAGAACGTGGCGACGTCGGCGGTGCTGTCCAGCGAACGGCCGCTGATCGCCTCGATGCGGCGCGCCCGGTACACCAGCGTCTGCTTGTGCACATGCAGGCGCTGGGCAGTATTGACCCAGGAGCGGTTCTCTTCGAGAAACACCTGCAAGGTGTGCAACAGGTAGGTGCCGTTGGCCTGGTCGTAGTCATGCAGCGCGCCGAGCACGGCGCGGAACGCGCGGTCTGCCTCGTCGGGCGTGCGCGGCAGC contains:
- a CDS encoding TetR/AcrR family transcriptional regulator; this encodes MSERVESQRQVEKREGILAAATEMFLEEGYAGVSVDGIIARIGGSKRTLYAYFGDKDGLFAAIIARLCDEIVNPLKHMNLARKPLPEALRIIAETFLGVVLAPRTIAIHRLIVAEALRAPEAAKAFFEAAPGAAYGCLQEYFQWAAQEGLVCPGDAQTRAVLFLDALTGDFQLRCLLGFMETPTQAERQRRIDDAIVVFLDGLKPATGLPSS
- a CDS encoding transporter; this translates as MRPCRKSAALLSLATALGSAEVVADTVSLPPLPLGNTSFMDGIVRPGMLFELPIQHYRAQDATDAHGNAVPGRQKVHSTTVLPHLAYITEHKILGANYGMEVLLPLVHLDVDIDNGPDASRTRQGDLIFSPLLLQWEPVKLFGRPYWQRLNLVITAPTGDYDRDASLNTGSNLWVVSPHYAFTWELTDRLEVSGRLHYAWSSRNEDPASRLQADSVQPGEAIHSNFSVSYAVSDAWRVGLAGYQLEQISADRVDDHRQSDSRERVLAFGPGVMYRHARHMFYANYYIEQGARNRSEGNQLTLRYLLPF
- the pqqA gene encoding pyrroloquinoline quinone precursor peptide PqqA, translated to MWSKPSYTDLRIGFEVTMYFANR
- a CDS encoding glucose/sorbosone family PQQ-dependent dehydrogenase, which gives rise to MKLNHCTFENRLGEARTFARLGSLLLVANLAGMSLTAMADTPPAPGTPIPATEGFEKRVVATGLANPHNMVLGPDGYLWLTEQVSRKITRVNPKTGEVKVALAVADAVHSQAANGHHEQDGLLGIALHPQLLKGTGQDYVYVSLTYAGGDSEAFPNRTLIRRYTYDAKTNTLGEGTDLLKGLPSARDHQSARLLFGPDDKLYYSIGDQGANQLSYLCEQNKAQMTPTAADVSKSDWVHYAGKILRLNLDGSVPDDNPVINGVKSHVYAYGIRNVQGMVFVGDKLFATEQGPNSDDELNLIVKGGNYGWPYVAGFKDGQGYAYANYSAAKGGCKGNEDQYQNGLKVPEGIPVQQETQWSSTAFVEPLKTLFSVGNDYVYNQPACKENNLFYICWPTIAPSSVAYYPASGNAAKGWGNSLLITSLKRGVVYRVQLDGSKTVPMGDATPVFRSLNRYRDIAVDPSGEVIYVATDIESSLGTNDQGSAAAKFENPGAILAFRSTGK
- a CDS encoding Dyp-type peroxidase, which codes for MNVSEIEPQAVDTAITRSAIFLVATLTPGNEHRDTVRALCGDLAGLVRSVGKRVPSGNLSCVLGFGATAWGVLFGAPCPASLHPFREIGTGERVAVATPGDILLHIRAEQMDLCFELAAQVMKRLGAAVTVVDEVQGFRYFDMRSIIGFVDGTENPSGREVAKFTLVGNEDPPFVGGSYVLVQKYLHDMTGWNALSTADQENIIGRTKLSDIELDASVKPSCSHSALTTLDKDGQEVKILRDNMPFGRPGAGEFGTYFIGYARSPAPIEEMLENMFIGKPPGNYDRLLDYSRAVTGGLFFVPSATFLDGLG
- a CDS encoding GNAT family N-acetyltransferase, with amino-acid sequence MSTPSFRTASPSDVDRCFQIETEAYEGDEAATREKIATRIAQYPQGFLIMELDGQTIGFINCGCAHDVVMSDEAFKELVGHDSQAPNAVIMSVVVDPAHQGKGYATTMMDTFIERMRAMGKRTIHLMCKERHVPLYTRMGYRYVKPSASDHGGMAWHEMVMEL
- a CDS encoding metal ABC transporter ATP-binding protein, which produces MILCQDLQWGAVNRPLTPRLNLRLPAGSLTAVVGANGSGKSSLLKVIAGLQMPLSGRVRVALPDAGGIGYLVQQSVIDRQFPIDLAGLVSGGFWGQRITRSQRRRQLEQVLEAWDLGQLQSRPLQALSGGELQRALLARLSLTKPSLVLLDEPDAALDDNGQALLWRHIDAWHKAGCTLVVVSHDLARLRASVEQCLVIDRQGCRHGPSRALIAQPGLAQVG
- a CDS encoding metal ABC transporter permease, with the translated sequence MVDLLWQPFAEFAFMRRALLGGLTLALSVAPLGVFLVVRRMSLIGDAISHGILPGAALGFWLAGLSVMTMTLGGLVAGLAVAGFSALVSRHTGLREDASLAAVYPISLASGVLLLGLAGKRLDLLGLLFGSALAVNEATLHVMYSVAAGSLVLFAVIYRPLLLDSLDPVFLRTVSRHGALAHGLFLGLVVLNLVVGFQAIGALMVVGLMMLPAIAARFWSQSLPRLIVIAAVIGMASVWLGLLLSFYVSLPSGPAIVVMAGAAYLLSVMGGPVHGLLRRHYSPVVH
- a CDS encoding metal ABC transporter substrate-binding protein → MRLSLFLIILLLSPVLSAGERVKVVTSFSILADITQQVGGKHVEIINLVGPDSDAHVYETTPDDARHVAAADLIVENGLHFEPWLERLVRSSDTQAKVIRASQGIIPRTLEEDGHAVADPHAWNSLANAKLYASNIAKALEQVDPGHVQDYRANLAAYTQQIDALLLEVRKRFAALPPGNRKIVTSHDAFGYLGQAYGITFVAPQGLSTEREASAREVADLITLIRKEGIKAVFIENIKDPRLLQQIADETGAGIGGTLHSDALAARGPASSYLGMYRLNVQTITQALGGQ